The following coding sequences lie in one Flavobacterium sp. 20NA77.7 genomic window:
- the dnaX gene encoding DNA polymerase III subunit gamma/tau, whose protein sequence is MEQFIVSARKYRPQTFKDVIGQQAITNTLEHAIANNHLAQALLFTGPRGVGKTTCARILARKINQIGYDDPNEDFSFNVFELDAASNNGVDDIRSIIDQVRIPPQTGNYKVYIIDEVHMLSQAAFNAFLKTLEEPPKHAIFILATTEKHKILPTILSRCQIFDFKRITVNDTKEYLMDIAQNQGVQYEEEALRIISQKADGAMRDALSIFDRVVSFCGNNLTRQAVAENLNVLDYDYYISITDLLVENKIPEVLLAYNDILAKGFDGHHFIAGLASHFRDLLVCKNPATLSLLEVSEQVQALFKTQAEKASHEFLLEGIELANACDLKYKTSQNQRLFVELTLMQLASLTHDAEKKKLNSI, encoded by the coding sequence ATGGAACAATTCATCGTATCTGCGCGTAAATACAGACCCCAAACATTTAAAGATGTTATTGGCCAACAGGCTATTACCAATACGCTAGAACACGCTATTGCAAACAATCATTTGGCTCAAGCGCTTTTATTTACTGGACCCAGAGGTGTTGGTAAAACAACTTGCGCCAGAATTTTAGCCCGTAAAATAAACCAAATCGGTTATGACGATCCTAATGAGGATTTCTCATTTAACGTATTTGAATTAGATGCAGCATCCAACAATGGTGTTGATGACATCAGAAGTATTATTGACCAGGTAAGAATACCTCCACAAACCGGTAATTATAAAGTATATATCATTGATGAGGTACACATGCTTTCACAAGCAGCTTTTAATGCCTTTTTAAAAACATTAGAAGAACCTCCTAAGCATGCTATATTTATTTTAGCCACTACAGAAAAACACAAAATTCTTCCTACTATATTGTCGCGTTGTCAAATATTTGATTTTAAACGAATCACGGTAAATGACACCAAAGAATATCTTATGGATATTGCACAAAATCAAGGTGTACAATATGAAGAAGAGGCTTTACGTATCATTTCTCAAAAAGCAGATGGTGCCATGCGCGATGCCTTATCTATTTTTGACCGAGTGGTTTCTTTTTGTGGCAATAACTTAACACGTCAGGCAGTAGCAGAAAACCTAAATGTACTGGATTATGACTACTACATTTCTATAACAGACTTATTAGTAGAAAATAAAATTCCAGAGGTGCTATTAGCATACAATGACATTTTAGCGAAAGGCTTTGATGGCCATCATTTTATTGCTGGTTTAGCGTCACATTTTAGAGATTTATTGGTTTGTAAAAATCCAGCGACTTTATCTTTACTTGAAGTAAGCGAACAAGTACAAGCTTTATTTAAAACACAAGCCGAAAAAGCTTCGCATGAATTTTTATTAGAAGGAATCGAACTCGCTAATGCTTGTGATTTAAAATATAAAACCAGCCAAAATCAACGACTTTTTGTAGAATTAACTTTAATGCAATTGGCTTCATTAACACATGACGCCGAAAAAAAAAAGCTAAATTCTATATAG
- a CDS encoding DNA polymerase III, whose translation MPAASATENGETKRKISPLSLSGLKAIKEIERQQKPETFEPGEHPVEPFTQEELEEQWISFGQILEQRGKKILLSYMTLSKPIKMGNNILLEFPNEGSKHDFENHYNELINHLKTNLRNFEIKIKITVIETFKPKVHYTSEEKFNHFKELNPLIEQFRNTFELDL comes from the coding sequence ATGCCAGCAGCTAGTGCTACGGAAAACGGAGAAACAAAACGTAAAATTTCACCCCTTTCGCTTTCTGGATTAAAAGCTATAAAAGAAATTGAACGCCAACAAAAACCTGAAACATTTGAACCTGGCGAACATCCCGTTGAACCGTTCACCCAAGAAGAATTAGAAGAACAATGGATTAGTTTTGGGCAAATTTTAGAGCAACGTGGCAAAAAGATTTTGCTTTCCTACATGACTTTAAGTAAACCCATTAAAATGGGCAACAATATATTATTAGAATTTCCTAACGAAGGTTCAAAACACGATTTTGAAAATCATTACAATGAATTAATCAATCATTTAAAAACCAACCTTCGAAATTTTGAAATTAAAATTAAAATTACTGTAATAGAAACCTTTAAACCTAAAGTTCACTATACAAGCGAAGAAAAATTTAACCATTTCAAGGAGTTAAATCCTTTGATTGAGCAATTTAGAAATACGTTTGAATTAGATTTATAA
- a CDS encoding acyl-CoA carboxylase subunit beta, giving the protein MDINFNKNEDHNKLLVSEMLNKFAKVKLGGGTKRIEKLHAEGKMTARERIDYLLDSKTKSIEIGAFVGEGMYEEHGGCPSGGVVVKIGYIKGKQCIVVANDATVKAGAWFPITGKKNLRAQEIAIENRLPIIYLVDSAGVYLPLQDEIFPDKEHFGRIFRNNAIMSSMGITQIAAVMGSCVAGGAYLPIMSDEALIVDKTGSIFLAGSYLVKAAIGENIDNETLGGATTHCEISGVTDFKAKDDKDALDRIKSIVSKMGDFDKAGYNREKPIQPTLNPADIYGILPKSRAEQYDMMEIIKRLVDDSLFDEYKAGYGQTLITGYARIDGWAVGIVANQRLVSKTKKGEIQFGGVIYSDSADKATRFIANCNQKKIPLVFLQDVTGFMVGSKSEHGGIIKDGAKMVNAVANSVVPKFTVVIGNSYGAGNYAMCGKAYDPRLIFAWPSAELAVMGGTQAAKVLMQIEAASLKAKGEVIDATKEQELFDRIKAKYDAQVSPYYAAARLWTDAIIDPLDTRTWISMGIEAANHAPIEKKFNLGVLQV; this is encoded by the coding sequence ATGGATATTAATTTCAATAAAAACGAAGACCACAACAAACTTCTTGTTTCAGAAATGCTAAACAAATTTGCTAAAGTAAAACTTGGCGGTGGTACAAAACGTATTGAAAAATTACATGCCGAAGGAAAAATGACGGCACGTGAACGCATTGATTATCTATTAGACTCAAAAACAAAAAGCATTGAAATTGGCGCGTTTGTTGGCGAAGGCATGTATGAAGAACACGGCGGATGCCCTTCTGGCGGTGTAGTTGTAAAGATAGGTTACATTAAAGGAAAACAATGCATAGTAGTTGCTAATGACGCTACCGTAAAAGCTGGCGCATGGTTTCCAATTACAGGTAAGAAAAACTTAAGAGCGCAAGAAATTGCCATCGAAAATCGCTTACCTATTATCTATTTAGTGGATTCTGCCGGGGTCTATTTACCTCTACAAGACGAAATTTTCCCAGACAAAGAACATTTTGGGCGTATATTTAGAAATAACGCCATTATGAGCAGTATGGGTATTACACAAATTGCTGCTGTTATGGGTAGTTGTGTAGCAGGTGGTGCATACTTGCCTATTATGAGCGATGAAGCCTTAATTGTAGACAAAACAGGCAGTATTTTTTTAGCAGGTAGCTATTTAGTAAAAGCGGCAATTGGCGAAAACATAGACAACGAAACCTTAGGGGGCGCAACCACGCATTGCGAAATTTCTGGCGTAACAGACTTTAAAGCAAAAGACGACAAAGATGCCTTAGACCGCATTAAAAGTATTGTGAGCAAAATGGGCGACTTTGATAAAGCGGGCTACAACCGAGAAAAACCGATACAACCCACACTTAACCCTGCTGATATTTACGGAATTTTACCAAAATCAAGAGCAGAGCAATACGATATGATGGAAATCATTAAACGTTTAGTTGACGATTCTTTATTTGATGAATATAAAGCAGGTTACGGACAAACATTAATTACTGGCTATGCTCGTATTGATGGCTGGGCTGTTGGAATAGTAGCTAATCAACGTTTGGTTTCTAAAACTAAAAAAGGTGAAATACAATTTGGCGGGGTGATCTATTCTGATTCTGCAGATAAAGCCACCCGATTTATTGCCAATTGCAACCAAAAGAAAATACCATTAGTTTTTTTACAAGATGTTACCGGTTTTATGGTAGGGAGCAAATCTGAGCATGGCGGCATTATAAAAGACGGCGCAAAAATGGTAAATGCCGTAGCCAATTCTGTAGTGCCAAAATTTACGGTAGTCATAGGCAATTCGTATGGCGCGGGTAATTATGCCATGTGTGGTAAGGCTTATGATCCTCGACTAATTTTTGCGTGGCCTAGTGCCGAACTAGCCGTTATGGGCGGGACACAAGCAGCCAAAGTATTGATGCAAATTGAAGCGGCTTCTTTAAAAGCAAAAGGAGAAGTCATAGATGCTACTAAAGAACAAGAACTATTTGACAGAATTAAAGCAAAATATGACGCGCAAGTATCGCCTTATTATGCTGCGGCGCGTTTGTGGACAGATGCCATCATAGACCCGTTAGATACACGCACATGGATTTCTATGGGTATTGAAGCGGCAAACCACGCCCCTATTGAAAAGAAATTTAATTTAGGTGTACTGCAAGTTTAA
- a CDS encoding prolipoprotein diacylglyceryl transferase family protein, translating into MTIPFEPTIFGTKINVHLILEYLAFFTAFRYYISLRKLTTDQISNRNRLSIILGAIVGAFLGSRLIGFLENPMITFNSNNIVQLLNTKSIMGGLFGGLIGVETSKKIINERHSSGDLFTFPIIVGIIIGRIGCFLSGIKEFTYGNETGFITGIDLGDGLSRHPTSLYEIIFLILLFILLKKITFYTNKESGLLFKIFMISYFGFRFMIEFLKPNIFYVLGLSSIQLLCVTCWIYYIPTFKKIMKNAY; encoded by the coding sequence TTGACAATACCATTTGAGCCGACAATCTTTGGGACTAAAATTAATGTCCACCTAATCTTAGAATATCTTGCATTCTTTACTGCATTCAGGTATTATATTAGTTTGCGTAAACTGACAACTGACCAAATATCAAATAGAAACAGACTTTCAATTATACTCGGTGCAATTGTCGGAGCTTTTTTAGGTTCCAGACTAATTGGTTTTTTGGAAAATCCAATGATTACTTTCAACTCAAATAACATAGTTCAATTATTAAACACAAAATCTATAATGGGTGGGCTGTTTGGAGGGCTAATTGGTGTTGAGACTTCAAAAAAAATAATTAATGAAAGACATTCTTCTGGCGACCTGTTCACTTTCCCTATTATCGTCGGTATAATAATCGGACGCATCGGTTGCTTTTTAAGCGGTATTAAAGAATTTACTTACGGAAATGAAACTGGTTTTATTACTGGAATAGACTTAGGAGACGGATTATCGAGACATCCAACCTCTTTGTATGAAATCATTTTTCTGATTTTGTTATTCATTTTATTAAAGAAAATTACTTTTTATACAAATAAAGAAAGTGGATTATTATTTAAGATTTTCATGATTTCATACTTTGGATTTCGGTTCATGATCGAGTTTCTTAAACCAAACATTTTTTATGTTTTAGGATTAAGCAGTATTCAATTACTTTGTGTAACATGTTGGATATATTACATTCCGACTTTTAAAAAAATAATGAAAAATGCCTACTAG
- a CDS encoding radical SAM protein, with translation MPTRKYTYYDYTISLCPECLKRIDAKIIFENKNVYMLKRCPEHGNSKVLIADDIEYYKNIRNYNKPSETPYKFNTKTHYGCPYDCGLCPDHEQHSCLTIIEITDRCNLTCPTCYAGSSPTHGRHRTFEEVKTMLDTIVENEKEPDVVQISGGEPTLHPNFFEILDYAKTLPIKHIMVNTNGLEIAKDFEFAKRLKSYSPDFEIYLQFDSFREEALVSLRGANLKKIREKAIQNLNELNLSTTLVVTLQKGLNDDEIGQIIDYALKQKCVRGVTFQPTQIAGRLDNFNHETDRITLTEVRRKILEQSEIFTSDDLIPVPCNPDALVMGYVLKLEGNNIPLTRYINPTDLLDNSKNTIVYEQDEELHRKMFEIFSTGTSTDKASSKLHSLLCCLPFVEAPNLSYDNLFRIIIMQFIDAHNFDVRAIKKSCVHIVNKDNQIIPFETMNLFYRDDKKEYLEKLKSQSI, from the coding sequence ATGCCTACTAGAAAATATACATATTACGACTATACAATTAGTTTGTGTCCTGAATGTTTAAAGCGGATTGATGCTAAAATTATTTTTGAAAACAAAAACGTTTACATGTTAAAAAGGTGTCCTGAACATGGTAATTCCAAAGTGCTAATTGCAGACGATATAGAATATTACAAAAATATCAGAAACTATAACAAGCCATCAGAAACACCTTATAAGTTCAATACAAAAACTCATTATGGTTGTCCGTATGATTGTGGACTTTGTCCAGACCATGAACAACATTCCTGCCTTACAATTATTGAAATTACCGACAGATGTAATTTAACTTGTCCAACTTGTTATGCTGGTTCTTCGCCAACACATGGAAGACATAGAACATTTGAAGAGGTCAAAACAATGTTAGATACAATTGTTGAAAATGAAAAGGAACCAGACGTTGTTCAAATAAGCGGAGGCGAGCCAACACTTCACCCCAATTTTTTTGAAATTCTAGACTATGCTAAAACATTGCCCATTAAACACATTATGGTCAATACAAATGGTCTTGAAATCGCCAAAGATTTTGAATTTGCCAAACGTTTGAAAAGTTACTCACCTGATTTTGAAATTTATTTGCAATTTGATTCTTTTAGAGAGGAAGCATTGGTTTCATTACGTGGAGCAAATTTGAAAAAAATTAGAGAAAAGGCAATTCAAAACCTAAATGAATTAAATCTATCAACAACACTAGTAGTTACATTACAAAAAGGACTTAATGACGATGAAATAGGTCAAATAATTGACTATGCTCTTAAACAAAAATGTGTAAGAGGTGTAACTTTTCAACCAACACAAATTGCTGGAAGGCTTGATAACTTTAATCATGAAACTGACAGAATTACACTTACCGAAGTCCGCAGAAAAATATTAGAACAGTCAGAAATATTTACTTCTGACGATTTGATTCCAGTACCTTGTAATCCTGACGCTTTAGTAATGGGTTATGTTTTAAAGTTAGAAGGAAATAATATCCCACTGACAAGATACATCAATCCGACTGACTTACTTGACAATAGTAAAAATACAATTGTATATGAGCAAGACGAAGAACTTCATCGCAAAATGTTTGAAATATTCAGCACTGGAACATCTACAGACAAAGCATCATCTAAATTACATAGTTTACTTTGTTGCCTCCCTTTTGTTGAAGCACCAAATCTTAGTTACGACAACTTGTTTAGAATTATAATTATGCAATTTATTGACGCCCACAATTTTGATGTTAGGGCAATAAAGAAATCATGTGTTCACATCGTTAATAAAGACAATCAGATTATTCCATTTGAGACAATGAATTTGTTTTATCGGGATGACAAAAAAGAATATTTAGAAAAACTTAAATCACAATCAATTTAA
- the msrB gene encoding peptide-methionine (R)-S-oxide reductase MsrB has product MKFEITKTPAEWKAQLSEEAYAVLREKATERPFTGTYDKHFEKGMYVCAGCENPLFSSDTKFDSHCGWPSFDAALKGSVIYEKDNSYGMQRVEVMCAKCGGHLGHVFDDGPEETTGMRFCTNSVSIKFIPKK; this is encoded by the coding sequence ATGAAATTTGAAATTACAAAAACACCTGCTGAGTGGAAAGCACAACTTTCTGAAGAAGCCTATGCCGTTTTAAGAGAAAAAGCAACTGAGCGTCCATTTACGGGTACTTATGACAAACATTTTGAAAAAGGTATGTATGTATGTGCCGGCTGTGAAAATCCTTTATTTTCCTCAGATACAAAATTTGATTCGCACTGCGGTTGGCCATCTTTTGATGCAGCCCTAAAAGGTTCGGTGATTTATGAAAAAGACAACAGCTACGGCATGCAACGTGTAGAAGTAATGTGTGCTAAATGCGGTGGCCATCTAGGCCATGTTTTTGATGACGGCCCAGAAGAAACTACGGGCATGCGTTTTTGTACCAATTCGGTTTCTATAAAATTTATCCCTAAAAAATAA
- a CDS encoding glycosyltransferase, with protein sequence MRILLVGEFSRLHNSLKMGLVAAGHEVVLINNGDSFKNYPTDISIKATFFKSKLGRIPRQIWFRLFGFDLALLEHGLRLWWHLPKLEDFDVVQLINEKPIQTCPRLELYLLKKLFRCNKNVFLLSCGVDYSNMQHHLQQKERYSLLTPYFENKILVSKQYDYMFEFTTPRHKKIHDFIYSHSKGVIAGDLDYVKPIQNNPKYLGLIPYPVVLPENPKAVTVADKVVIFLGVNSGNSFTKGIPLFETALVRLKEKYKDQISILQTTDVPYAMYQESYQKAQVILDQVYAFDQGYNALEAMAKGKVVFTGAETEFLKHYNLQPNEVAINALPDVEALVKGLSFLIEHPEEIERISKNAITFVEKVHDANKVAKMYVEKWKAAIS encoded by the coding sequence ATGCGCATACTATTAGTAGGGGAATTTAGTCGGTTACACAACTCGCTCAAAATGGGTCTTGTGGCGGCTGGCCATGAAGTTGTACTTATAAACAACGGCGATAGTTTTAAAAACTATCCTACTGATATTTCTATTAAGGCCACTTTTTTTAAATCTAAACTAGGCCGTATTCCACGTCAAATTTGGTTTCGGTTGTTTGGTTTTGACTTGGCACTTTTAGAGCATGGCCTTCGATTGTGGTGGCATTTACCTAAACTTGAGGATTTTGATGTGGTGCAACTTATTAACGAAAAACCAATACAAACTTGTCCCCGCTTAGAATTGTATTTGCTAAAAAAATTGTTTCGATGCAATAAAAATGTATTTTTACTTTCTTGTGGTGTAGATTATAGCAACATGCAACATCATTTACAACAAAAAGAACGTTACTCGTTGCTTACGCCTTATTTTGAAAACAAAATACTAGTAAGTAAGCAATATGATTATATGTTTGAGTTTACAACCCCGAGACACAAAAAAATTCATGATTTTATCTACAGCCATAGCAAAGGCGTTATTGCAGGTGATTTAGATTATGTTAAACCTATTCAAAACAATCCGAAGTATTTAGGACTTATTCCTTATCCTGTCGTGTTGCCAGAAAATCCAAAAGCCGTAACGGTAGCAGACAAAGTTGTTATTTTTTTAGGCGTCAATTCTGGAAATAGTTTTACGAAAGGAATTCCGCTCTTTGAAACCGCATTAGTACGTTTAAAAGAAAAATATAAAGACCAAATTAGTATTTTACAAACAACAGATGTGCCTTATGCTATGTATCAAGAAAGCTACCAAAAAGCACAAGTCATTCTAGACCAAGTGTATGCTTTTGATCAAGGGTATAATGCGTTGGAAGCAATGGCAAAAGGCAAAGTGGTTTTTACAGGTGCCGAAACAGAATTTTTAAAACACTATAACTTACAACCTAATGAAGTTGCAATCAATGCGCTACCTGATGTTGAGGCTCTAGTTAAAGGACTTTCTTTTCTTATTGAACACCCTGAAGAAATAGAACGCATAAGCAAAAATGCAATTACTTTTGTTGAAAAAGTGCATGATGCAAATAAAGTTGCAAAAATGTATGTGGAAAAATGGAAAGCGGCTATTTCGTAA
- a CDS encoding oligosaccharide flippase family protein — protein MEEQHSHHSILKATGIFGFVQLLKMVVFAVSSKLVALFLGPIGMGLVALLQNVLQIILALTSFEFLKTATREIAIKKETTFATTVNLLFQLAIGIGVLGALVSVLFGLFFNKIIFTTSLPFSWYWLLILYFVFTSISNVYVAILQGVNQIKTLAIFNLAVSFFTALGSVPLYYFFRTEGVIWVVIYGALVQLVLAYLFTRNYTWQFNVLSLKELKIMASPLMQLGFFMSINLIFGQICFLLIKLFLTQTFHSTAIVGLYEVGNVILVNYLGLVFQAMSYDFYPKLATINDDNSAVKSLVNKQMEIALIVITPAVLFLYLTGPYVIELFYSHSFLPAFSILKFALLSVILKAITMPLGYIILAKGNKKQFFKQELLGDFLNVTLSILFYHYFGLEGLGMAYVLHYAIYALYVYFVVNKSYAFEFESALKKLIIVNVNLGMGAALALFFLPQYHYFVGVLVVFSVVYSYRALQQRVDLKKLFTK, from the coding sequence ATGGAAGAACAGCATTCACATCATTCAATACTTAAAGCAACAGGCATTTTCGGGTTTGTACAACTCTTAAAAATGGTTGTTTTTGCTGTTTCTTCTAAATTAGTCGCCTTGTTTTTAGGTCCTATTGGTATGGGCTTGGTGGCACTCCTTCAAAATGTTTTACAAATTATTTTAGCGCTTACAAGTTTTGAGTTTTTAAAAACCGCCACAAGAGAAATAGCAATAAAAAAAGAAACGACCTTTGCTACAACAGTTAATTTACTTTTTCAACTTGCCATAGGTATAGGCGTGTTAGGTGCCTTAGTTTCGGTGCTGTTTGGTCTTTTTTTTAATAAAATTATTTTTACTACCTCATTGCCTTTTTCGTGGTATTGGTTGTTAATTTTATATTTTGTTTTTACAAGCATTTCAAATGTTTATGTTGCCATTTTGCAAGGAGTAAATCAAATTAAAACCCTAGCGATTTTTAACTTAGCAGTCTCCTTTTTTACAGCTTTAGGTAGTGTTCCGTTGTATTACTTTTTTAGAACAGAAGGTGTTATTTGGGTGGTGATTTATGGAGCGCTAGTCCAACTCGTTTTAGCTTATTTATTTACCCGAAACTATACATGGCAATTTAATGTATTGTCTTTAAAAGAATTAAAAATTATGGCTTCGCCATTAATGCAGCTAGGCTTTTTTATGTCTATAAATTTAATTTTTGGACAAATTTGCTTTTTACTCATTAAATTATTTTTAACACAAACCTTTCATTCTACAGCAATAGTGGGGCTTTATGAAGTAGGAAATGTTATTTTAGTTAATTATTTGGGTTTGGTTTTTCAAGCGATGTCATATGACTTTTATCCAAAATTAGCAACAATAAACGATGATAATAGTGCTGTTAAAAGTTTAGTCAATAAGCAAATGGAAATCGCACTTATCGTTATAACGCCTGCCGTCTTATTTTTATATCTTACGGGTCCTTATGTGATTGAATTATTTTATTCTCACTCTTTTTTACCTGCATTTTCTATTTTAAAATTTGCTTTACTTTCTGTAATCTTAAAAGCCATTACCATGCCTTTAGGGTATATAATATTAGCCAAAGGAAATAAAAAGCAATTTTTTAAACAAGAACTGTTGGGCGATTTTTTAAATGTCACACTTTCTATATTGTTCTATCATTATTTTGGGTTGGAAGGCTTAGGAATGGCCTATGTGCTACATTATGCAATCTATGCTTTATATGTTTATTTTGTGGTTAACAAATCCTATGCATTTGAATTTGAAAGCGCATTGAAGAAATTAATTATTGTGAATGTAAATTTAGGAATGGGTGCCGCATTAGCATTGTTCTTTTTGCCACAATATCACTATTTTGTAGGTGTTTTAGTTGTTTTTTCTGTAGTGTATTCCTATCGTGCGTTACAGCAACGAGTTGATTTGAAAAAACTATTTACGAAATAG
- a CDS encoding glycosyltransferase family 2 protein, whose translation MDVIIKSFNRPYYLERCLHTLYTYVTDLAGEVYVLDDGTPEPYLAKIQTKFPQIKILTSAFYQDKQEKVTQGIPVHEYKVPIDLWVATAQSVSDYFVLLEDDMWFTQAISLTTIEKEMRENNVVMTKLFWLGNPNLIQHKREIPTPNLVILEPKLYTTLPWLYDFIFYRFYRFKIKRILNLLGIHSEKKRIAYYTLYSVAGMIFEKNYFLAMWQNHKNEVSEGLQLFNAVKKWQASKGSYTVARLPQEVVKTGFISSATNQYKEHYAEAMDMNQFNLLLNEAWFQDKFDSLASLPKDFSSAAVLDLLASKESIAPTNWKKWYHNFRKQYIDIGCHID comes from the coding sequence ATGGACGTTATAATTAAATCGTTTAATAGACCCTATTATTTAGAACGTTGTTTGCACACGCTTTATACCTATGTAACTGATTTAGCTGGTGAGGTGTATGTGTTGGATGACGGTACCCCAGAGCCTTATTTAGCAAAAATTCAAACCAAATTCCCTCAAATTAAAATTCTTACATCTGCATTTTATCAAGACAAGCAAGAAAAAGTAACCCAAGGTATTCCTGTGCATGAATATAAAGTACCCATTGATTTATGGGTTGCTACGGCACAAAGCGTATCTGATTATTTTGTTTTACTCGAAGATGATATGTGGTTTACTCAAGCTATTAGTTTGACCACTATCGAAAAAGAAATGCGTGAGAATAATGTTGTAATGACTAAATTATTTTGGTTAGGCAATCCTAATTTAATTCAACATAAAAGAGAAATACCGACACCAAATTTAGTTATTTTGGAGCCAAAATTATACACTACACTTCCCTGGTTGTATGATTTTATTTTTTATCGTTTTTACCGTTTTAAAATTAAAAGAATACTTAATTTACTTGGTATTCATTCAGAAAAAAAACGTATTGCTTACTACACCTTATATTCAGTAGCGGGAATGATTTTTGAAAAAAACTATTTTTTAGCCATGTGGCAAAACCATAAAAATGAAGTAAGTGAAGGCTTGCAATTATTTAATGCAGTAAAAAAATGGCAGGCTTCTAAAGGAAGTTATACGGTAGCTCGATTGCCGCAAGAAGTAGTGAAAACAGGGTTTATTTCTTCTGCCACAAATCAGTATAAAGAGCATTATGCTGAAGCAATGGATATGAATCAATTTAATTTACTATTAAATGAAGCTTGGTTTCAGGATAAATTTGATAGTTTAGCATCGTTGCCTAAAGATTTTTCATCAGCCGCAGTGCTAGATTTACTCGCATCAAAGGAATCAATTGCACCAACTAATTGGAAAAAATGGTATCATAATTTTAGGAAACAATATATCGACATTGGTTGTCATATCGATTAA
- a CDS encoding DegT/DnrJ/EryC1/StrS family aminotransferase, producing MIKFLDLHKINQRFETAFQTQLHTFFSKGRYILGEQVQHFEQQFAAFNQDQFCIGVGNGLDALSLIFKGYVALGKLQKGDEVLVSAHTYIASILALTEIGLVPVLVDPNEQTFLLDTSLLQDKITSKTKAILVVHLYGRLANIAEIESLAHQHNLLIVEDCAQSHGINETSSHPKAFSFYPGKNLGCLGDGGAITTNDEVLAELLFKLRNYGSAVKYVHEIQGVNSRLDEIQALFLSIKLPFLQQDNLRRQAIAKRYTNEIKNTLIQLPQWDIQTPHVFHLFVIRTPHREALQSYLKTQGIETLIHYPIPPHKQKAYEAWNDLSFPITEKLHQEVLSLPISPVMTEDEVTYVIQKTSAWTL from the coding sequence ATGATTAAATTTTTAGACTTACATAAAATAAATCAACGATTTGAGACAGCGTTTCAAACACAATTGCATACGTTTTTTTCAAAAGGACGTTATATTTTAGGCGAACAAGTACAACATTTCGAACAACAATTTGCAGCATTCAATCAAGATCAATTTTGTATTGGAGTAGGAAATGGGTTAGATGCACTATCGCTTATTTTTAAAGGCTATGTTGCTTTAGGAAAATTACAAAAAGGCGATGAGGTTTTAGTTTCTGCACATACGTATATCGCTTCTATTTTAGCTTTAACTGAAATAGGTTTAGTTCCTGTTTTAGTGGATCCTAACGAACAAACATTCTTATTAGACACCTCTTTATTACAAGATAAAATTACATCTAAAACGAAAGCTATTTTAGTTGTGCATTTGTATGGTAGATTAGCAAATATTGCCGAAATTGAAAGTTTGGCTCATCAACATAATCTTTTAATAGTGGAAGACTGTGCGCAATCACACGGTATTAATGAAACGTCCTCACATCCTAAAGCGTTTAGTTTTTATCCAGGTAAAAATTTGGGTTGTTTAGGCGATGGAGGTGCTATTACTACGAATGATGAAGTATTAGCTGAATTACTTTTTAAATTACGAAACTACGGTTCTGCTGTAAAATATGTTCATGAAATACAAGGGGTAAATTCGCGATTAGATGAAATACAAGCCTTATTTTTAAGCATTAAACTACCTTTTTTACAACAAGATAATTTACGCAGACAAGCCATTGCAAAACGCTATACTAATGAAATTAAAAATACCTTGATTCAATTGCCGCAATGGGACATACAAACGCCTCATGTTTTTCATTTATTTGTCATTAGAACACCCCATAGAGAGGCCTTACAAAGCTATTTGAAGACACAAGGAATAGAAACTTTAATTCATTATCCAATACCTCCACACAAGCAAAAAGCATATGAAGCTTGGAATGATTTATCGTTTCCTATTACTGAAAAATTACATCAAGAAGTATTGAGTTTACCTATAAGCCCTGTAATGACAGAGGACGAAGTTACCTATGTAATTCAAAAAACATCGGCATGGACGTTATAA